Below is a genomic region from Salmo salar chromosome ssa11, Ssal_v3.1, whole genome shotgun sequence.
caaagtgtcctggttcaactGTATTCCGTTTCAGAGAACATGGAGTGACAAATTTGAAGTAACTACAAAATCCCAGTAAAAACCAAGGTAAACAGCAGTAAGTGAAGTTACTAAGTGAAGTTACTGCAGTCTGGCTTTGTTCCACCATGTTTTGACTGCAGTTAGTCTTGGTATTCTAACAGTTCATTTAACAATGCTGGTTATAAATGTTGTTGAAATTCATCCAAGGACACCTTGACTTGCATTACACTCTCACTGCAGAATAATTTTGTCATTAAGTAATGTGATTTATAGTTAGAGAAAGGATTCCTGTAAACATGCCCTGCTATAAGCAGGAAACAAGTTATGGAGGAACCAGAAATGAGACACTATCTGTTTGATAGTAACCCTGAATGATGAATGTGTGAATTATCTTGTCATCTTTTTAGCTAACCACATTGGAGGTGAATATGAAGTGttacttcacctcctccctgaaCGACCAGGGAGACCTTCGGCCTGTACGGCCCTGTCCAGGATGAGGCCAACCTTAAGGCCTCTCTGTCCCAGTACCTGAACATCATCCAGCacaacctcaattacctcgactaaccggtgcccccgcacattgactctgtaccggtacccccctgtatgtatatatatattgttattttactgctgctctttaattatttgttacttttatctatTATTTCTGGggggtatttttcttaactgcattgttggttaagggcctgtaagtaagcatttctctgtaaggtctacacctgttgtattcggcgcatgtgacaaataacatttgatttgatttgacaatgagATTCCACCTCCAGTGGGCCTCTGCATCGGCCCTGTAGAGCCCTAGCTGGCCCGGGATGTCCGGTCCTGGCTAAGAGGCCTGTGGTGGGGTTCCTGTCTCTGGTGGGGTCAGAGGTCCTGGTGGGGTCAGAGGTCCTGGTGGGGTCAGAGGCTGATTATCTACCAAGCTGCCATGAGACACACGTAGATAGGGTCTgactcccaaatggaaccctattccgtatgtagtgcactacttttgaccagggccccatatgtgtctggttaaaagtagtgcactatgtagtagggaattagggtgccattttggaggcCGCCAGGTTCACTTGTGGTGgtgttgatgatgttgatgaAGGTGGTGGTGATGTTGATGAAGTCTATTCATGAAGCTCTTGCTATGGATTATGCTCACGGCACTTGACCCTAATACCCTCATTTGTCTTTTTGTTGATAGAGGTTTATATAACTCACTGTTCATGAAACTGAACCTGTAGCACTTGAGTCATGTAATGATACATTTTAATGATCTGATGAAATGATTATATCTTTACCTTAGTTTAATACAATGTCTACATAATGAGTCATACTACATACAGTCTTAGAAAAACAGGGTTCCAAAAGGCCTCTTCGGTTGTCACCATAGGAGAATCATTTTTTcttccaagtagaaccctctgtagaaatggttttacatggaaccctaaatggttctacctggaaccaaaagtgttctacttacaaccaaaaaagggttcttcaaaagcATTCTGCTATTGGGACAGCCAAAGATCCCTTCTAAGGCACCTTTTATTCTGAGAGTGAACAGATGAAATGCCTATATCTCTACCTTTGTATTTAACTATGTGTTCACACTGAATCACACTATAGCATTTGGCCTCCCTACTACACCTTCCATTTATGTAGACTTTCAAACTAATAAAGTATGTTTCCTTTGAGCCATAACTCATGCTCTCATTGTCAATCATTAACTTTACTGCTACTCATTACATGAAGGCTATGTTCAGAGCTGCAATGTTGAACAAGGTTTGGCAGCTTTGCATGGATCGGTACAGAAACTAAACTCTTCTAGTTTATTGAAACTTTTCTCGTCTGTTTCATAGTCGTTGATAATAGTCCATAACTATGGTCTGGTTTAGGATTTATTGAAGGGTGACTGTTTCATGTAATCTAGTTCATCTCCATATTTTTTCTTGTTGAAATGTAGTTCTACTTCCTCCCTCCAAATGGCAGTGGCTTTGActgaacagcagagggagggagtggttTTGACtcaacagcagagggagggagtgactTTGActgaacagcagagggagggagtggttTTGACtcaacagcagagggagggagtgactTTGActgaacagcagagggagggagtggatttgactaaacagcagagggaggtcaTCGTTAACGTGGTGACGGTACCGGGAAAATAAAATCTGACAAAATGGCTTCATCAAGCACAACAAAACCCTGTAAGTTGACTTTATTTAATGATGCCAACAGTACACATACTTACTAGCTATTGTTGTGAACATTTAAATATGTTTTTGAGCACCTCAGTTTACTTCTATAACATCGTCACTCCCAAGTCATTCTACTTTCACTTTCATTTAAGTTGCTGTAAAAAGTGTGTAATAACATGAAGTAGTATAACGACGGGTATTTTTATCTTGGGAGTATGAATATATTCCATCCCCATCTTGGACACAGTTTTTCTATTAGTTAGACAGTCCAGTGGGAATGAATAACCACATCATTGCAGATTAAAGTTATTTGTTCCAAAACCCAGGCAGTATCACTGCAACTGTGAAACTTTATAGGAAGTAGCATACGTAaaactgaagaaaaaaacatCACATTGGAAGTTAAACTTTCAAGGTTTTAAATTGACATGAACATGAGCGTATAACAGACAAGAGGATTGAATAACCTGTTAATATTGCAGTATGTATTTTATGTGATGTATTCAATGTGTCATTCTGTAGTGGAGAAGGATgaagacacagataaacagactctGGGTAGAAGAAGAAACTCCAAAAGTGATGGTCCAGACAGTaagtagaaaaatatatatttttttgaacgTTTACCAATAGTTTAATCAAATAGTCATAATTTCTTGTGCGTTTGATTATCCACATTTCAATTTGGCAGCCATCTGTATTTACATTCCTTATGGGAGACCCACTACTATGCcaaccattttttatttaactaggcaagtcagttaaaaacaaattcttatttacaatgacggcctaggaacagtgggttaactgccttgttcaggggcagaaccacagatttttaccttgtcagctcagggatttgatctagcaacctttcggttactagtccaatgctctaaccgctaggttacctgccaccccatgaTGTAACATCACTCATGTTTTCTCCTTTActtctctcctgtagtgtccATGACCAGGATCGTGCTGGTGGGGAAGACAGGCGCTGGAAAAAGCTCTTCAGGAAACACAATCCTGGGGAGGAGAGCTTTTAGAGATGATCGATCTAGTTCTTCTGTAACTAAGGAGTGTCGTAAGGAGACAGAAGAGATGGCAGGGAGACAGGTCTGGCTAGTGGACACACCAGGATTATTTGACACAAGCCACTCTGACAGTTACTTAGAGACAGAAATCAGTAAATGTATCAACATGACTTCACCTGGTCCCCATGCAGTCGTATTGGTCATGAACGTAGGGCCTTTCACAAAGGAGGAACAGAACGCGGTAAAGAAAATCAGGGTACTGTTTGGAGAAGAAGCTAACAAGTATACCATGATCCTCTTCACCCATGGAGATGAGTTGGGTGAAGGTGGCATAAAGCAGTATGTGAATGAAGCTCAGGATGATCTCCAGACACTTATGGACCAGTGTGGTGGAAGGTACCATGTTTTTGACAACACAAAGATGGAAAACAGGGGACAAGTTCTGGACTTCTTTGAGAAAATTGACCACATGGTGGCAGTAAACGGTCAAGACCACTACACCAATGACAAATACCAAGAGGTGGAGAGAACGCTTAGTACCAGGGAAGAAGAGTTGAGGAAGCAGTATGAAGAAGAACTGCGGAAGCTACAAGACGAAGAGAAGAAACTGCCTCCCAGATACCAGGAGGAATTGAAGAAACTACAGAGTAAAATTAAGGCACTGAAGCAGTCAACGGAGGAAGAAGAGAAGAAACTGAAAGAACTACAACTCCTGGATCAAAACAAAATCTGGCGAATCATGGAACACAAGCGTTACTATGAGAGGAAGTTGAGGGCTGTGAGGGAGGAAGCAGAGTTAATCCAAGATAACAAAGGGATGTCCACAGAGGTCTATAAGAAGTTACAGGATCTCCATCTCTGAAATAGCTGGTGATTGTGATGGTTGTGTTTATTTCTCCCCACTATTATTTGTGGTCACTTATGAACCCACTCGCTGAATCCACCAGGAACCGtcccaccctgatctgtttcacctgtctttgtgctggtctccaccccccaccaggtgtctcccatctcccaTCATTATCCCCCGTGTAtttattcccacggggggccagtacaattcaCATGAAATTGTACTGGCatgaaatgcatgaaatgaaatgtatgcattcactactgtaagtcgctctggataagagcgtctgctaaatgactgaaatgtaatgtaaatgtatacctg
It encodes:
- the LOC106563846 gene encoding GTPase IMAP family member 7, with protein sequence MASSSTTKPLEKDEDTDKQTLGRRRNSKSDGPDMSMTRIVLVGKTGAGKSSSGNTILGRRAFRDDRSSSSVTKECRKETEEMAGRQVWLVDTPGLFDTSHSDSYLETEISKCINMTSPGPHAVVLVMNVGPFTKEEQNAVKKIRVLFGEEANKYTMILFTHGDELGEGGIKQYVNEAQDDLQTLMDQCGGRYHVFDNTKMENRGQVLDFFEKIDHMVAVNGQDHYTNDKYQEVERTLSTREEELRKQYEEELRKLQDEEKKLPPRYQEELKKLQSKIKALKQSTEEEEKKLKELQLLDQNKIWRIMEHKRYYERKLRAVREEAELIQDNKGMSTEVYKKLQDLHL